Part of the Pseudorasbora parva isolate DD20220531a chromosome 13, ASM2467924v1, whole genome shotgun sequence genome is shown below.
gctttattattatattatattatatagaagaaaaatgtttggatgCATTGATCGACAGAAAACGAATAATATAGCTCAACACTTAaccgcagtgtgaacaagtctcATAGTAGCCTCTGAGCGAATGGACATAGTAGCATTATAACTTtactttcaacacacttaaataatgtatctaatatatGATAACACAGCGATGCATTACCCAAAATACGCATGGCCGGAAAAGGCAAAAGCGGCCATCTTTAATAAATGCTCCATATAATAAAAGCTCCACAAAATCAAGCGGTCATCAAACTACCCCTTTGCTTTGAATAATCGGCCTCTGGCggtgaaaaattacatattgtggctttatttctggaaaaagtGTGCAATAATATTAATGACTCATCTTGCACTGTATACATTTTTGTCTAGTCAGATGCTCTCTAAAATGAGACTGTCCCTCCCCTTAATACCACCTGCAGCCAAGAAGGTCTATAATACTTAAAGCAGGAATACCTCAAAACAGGACAGAAACTCAACTCATCAGTAGGGCTTCAACAACTTACTGATTATAAAGATAACTGGCAATGAATTTGATTAATGACATCTGCAGACTGTGCACAGAGCACAAAAAATATGCATTGCATTTTtcttcttaaagctacactgtgtgatattttcccccatctagcggtgtaaaggtatatgaccatccagtgaatattagtttctgttcctctcaattccgatttcgttttaactcctacggtggccgatttagtccaatattaacatggcttccagttcgacctcgttcatgactgccatcgagtgttaaaacgcgaaaggcaaagcttgaatatacgggtatgtccctctatggctaatgtactttcaagatggaggggcaacatggcgaccggcatccgaaccctcacccgtatgtattttcaatggcatattataaacttacgagaatactttattacttgaaagaagtaaatatacattaatgagcacatatatttttaaaagaactaagtgtttttagctaagaataaactaaaaaagttacacagtagCTTTAAACATTAAATGTTACATGTTTAAACTTGCAAGTAATTGAGTTCAATAAAGCAGTAAGAGTAAAGAAAATATCATAATGGAATAAAGTTATATGTTTAGATGATTGAATGTGTTTTCCTGCTAACTTGAAGAAAACCAATTAACATTTAATCTGAGCATTTGTTCATTATTGTCATTTTTAATTTACTGATTTTAACTTTCAACTGGTTTCACATAATGTTTAATTGCATATAGCTCTACGtagtatataaatacatattagTTTTCATTGCCTTTGAATTGCACAGCATTGGGCAGAATGTGGAATCACAATTCTGTTTATAATTTGTTACAATAATTTCTAATCAACAGATTTATGATCAAAATAAACATTAGTAACGTTGTCACTCTATTTGTCAGATGATTTCAGTGgtgattataatatatataaagtttgaGTTATGGTTGCTATTACTCAGGTGTCATTTTGTGAACTTTCAGGTCTTCAGACCAGTCAGGATGCTCATTTCTATGCACTATCATCCCGCTTTGCTGATTTCAACAACGATGATCAGCCCCTCGTGATCCAGTTCACTGTTAAACATGAACAGAACATTGACTGTGGTGGAGGCTACATCAAACTTTTCCCATCAGACCTCAAACAGGAAGATATGCATGGAGACTCCACCTATAATATCATGTTTGGTAAGTATTTCATTAACCACTTGTCTCTATTGATGAGGATCTTAAATCTGTGTGTGATCTATGTGTGATCTATTCTAGGTCCTGACATCTGTGGCCCTGGCACCAAGAAAGTCCATGTAATCTTCCATTACAAAGGCAAAAATCATTTGATTAACAAAGACATTAGATGCAAGGTAATCCTATtgttcactttttttttctccccatAATGCTCCATGACACCAGTCCTATAAGCTCATATACCATGTATTTTGTCATCCAGGATGATGAATACACCCACCTTTACACGTTAATTGTCAACCCTGACAACACTTATGAAGTCAAGATTGATAATAAGAAGGTAGAGTCTGGATCTCTGGAAGAAGACTGGGACTTCCTGCCTCCCAAAAAGATCAAGGATCCCGAAGCGAAAAAGCCTGAGAACTGGGACGAGAGAGAGAAGATCGATGACCCTGAGGACAAGAAACCAGAGGTAAGGACATTGTCCTTGTTTGTTCAGAAACCAAACAGATCTTGCTTGTCGCAAAACAGATTAACATCTTATATAAGGCTCTGTTTGGAGTAAACATGTACAGATCACCTAGTAAATTATTGCAACAACTAATAACAAATACTTATATAAAGTATTGAATTATATGTTCCAGCTTTGTGAAACGTTGTCTGTGTGTTTCTGTAGGAATGGGACAAACCCGAGAATATCCCTGATCCTGATGCCAAGAAGCCTGATGACTGGGATGATGAGATGGATGGGGAGTGGGAGCCGCCCATGGTCACCAATCCTGAATACAAGGTACAGACGTTTCTTTaattgagtttatatctcacagtttTGATCTTAAAACTCGATGTTGCAAATTtctattgcaatatatgaactAAATTGTGAGTCACaattatcttttattttttatttgtggcAATAATAAGCTTACATAGATTTGAATGTGATTGTAAGAAAGTGGCGGGGTTTATGTGGGCTGATTGGAGATGTCCATATGTCAGAAGAActacaaataacaaaaatatatactaaTGAAAGACATACATGGATAATTCATTCACAATAAAATCAAtaacatttagaaaatatatgGTGTGAATTTCCACTTCAAACTGATTTAAATATTGAACAAAGATGATTATACCAAAAAACATGGCCTTGTCACAGTAAATACTGGGTCTGTTTGCAGTTTTATATTCTAAATGAAGTTTTTAATCTTTTCAAGGGTGAGTGGAAACCCCGCCAGATTGACAATCCTGCTTACAAGGGGAAATGGGTGCACCCTGAGATTGATAACCCGGAGTACACTGCTGACAACGAAATCTATAAATACGATAGTATCGGAGTGATTGGACTGGACTTATGGCAGGTACATTAGCTGTTTTCTTACTTTGAATCCCAAAGGCAATTACAGTTTTCagatattaaatgtttattgatGTGCTTTTAAACCATATTtccttgtatttttttttattaggtgAAGTCTGGCACCATTTTTGACAACTTTCTCATTACCAATGACCCCAAACTGGCAGAAGAGGTTGGCAATGAGACTTGGGGTGCCACAAAGGTACGATTCTTTGATTTATTATTGCTTCCTCTGAAATTATTTTCCACTTAATTTGAAAGTAATTTGTTacgtttttgtttttctcaggATGCTGagaagaaaatgaaagaaagtCAAGAAGAGGAAGACAGAAAGAAGCGTGAGGAAGAGGAAAAGACACGAAAGGAGGAGGTGAAGGATGAAGAGGAAGACGAAGataaggaggaggaggaggaagaagaggaagaggaagaggaggaggaggaggaggcagAGGAGGAAGACGAAGAGGAAACAGACTCTAAACTCAAAGATGAGTTGTAGAATTCAACAGGAACCTGTGAAGACCTGTCCCATGACTAATGGGCTAAATACAGAGAACTGGACTAATGCTGGACATTCCTTTTTTGTTGTGTGTCGGATGAATCCGGCAAGATTGTTTTGTCCCTTTCCACTACTACAAACCTATTTATAGATTAACATTTTTTTCCATTATTTTAATTTGCATGGTGTCAAGCAAAGTCCCAAGCATTTTCATTCAGGGAGAGTTGAAGGGAACCAGCAAGAAAATCACATCTTTGTCTGTGAGATATTATACATAAAAATTCAATGCTCATGTTTACATTATGTCAGATATCCTATTTGCTATGGAGTTCTGTAACATGAAACTTGAATCATAATTCATCAACTGGTAGCTACAATTCTCAGAAAACTAGTATGATTACCTCAAAGAACATTTACTATATTGCATTGATAATATAGAGCAATTTCTAGGTAGTGTTGCCAACATTTTGTTGTCATTATTCTTGTGTTGCAGAATATGGCGAGATGTTTCGATATCTCCTAGCATTTGGCTTGACAAAGTTTtgtatgtgagtgtgttggATTTGAGAGAGTCCTCACTTTATTGCATGTTTCATCTTAACCCAACCCTCAAATTCATAGCCTCATACTTGCTCTTAATATCAATCTATCAGAGATCAGGTTCTTGGTCATATACTTTCTTGAACACACTGGATCTCATAAGCTGATGTGGTTTCGATCTTGCCCTGGTCAGCAAGCAAACTTTTACATACCCATTTTGCCAAGTGTTGAAATTAAGAATTTAATTGTTTGGCCAGTATGTATGGTAAAAGCAACTCAATGTCAACGATGGTTTCTCTGAGTTGCTGTAAATTGTGTGTTTGCTTGGCTTCAACTGAGTTGCTGAATGATTTTTTGTTCAGCAAATGTGGTAATCAGGGCCTGGCTGAACCTGTGGAGGGAGGAAAACTTGAAAGTGCGTAAGAGGGAAGTCTCATACCGATTCTAGTAACACTTCAACCGATTTCACAGCCATTGTGTATATTGCACTGCTGTACTGCTTCAATCAGATACTTCTCCCAGCAAAACGGATTGTGACCTTTTTTAAAgctatattttgtattttttgtgtttgaaGGATGTTCCTTGACATATTGAGAAGAAAAGCTCTGGTATGACTGTTGTCCAATAATAAAACTACAAAAAGAGTAATATACATGTGTCTTGGCTAGTTTTTGAGAACATTAAATAAATGGTGCCCAAATTAAGAATTTTTTTCAGTATGTGTATTTTTTTCGTGAAAGTGGCAATACTCCACTTCAGAGGTTTGGaaacaatacttttttattCTCCACTTATTAGTAAAATAATTACATGTACCAAGTTTCACAACATACTTGTACACTTTTTAGAATATTGGTTTGAGGTTTGTGAGTAAGATTAGGTCTGTGGTAAAAGTACTTTTATGTTTAGTACATTACATTCATGCTATAATattgaaaattatattattttatgaatacaaaagaaaagaaatgaccatatttaaaacataaaagtCACTATAAGTTTACCACAGACTTTATTTTTACTCACAAATTGAAAACCTCCATTATACAAATCTTGAGGAAAAGGAGAAATGCTACATTTTCTGCTCGCATTAGCTCATATCACCTCCTCATCCACTGATAAGTCCCGCACCAGGTTTTGGTTTTGCAGTGCAGAGTCCAGCTTTCTCTCTAGATGTAAATTGGGCGTAATGGGTGTAGCTAGAAGGTCCAACCACACCCTTACCCATAAGGGGCTGGACGTCTTTTGGCACTGCAGTGCACTTGCAGGAGCCATCTGCTAGATCCACTGAAAAATCCAGCGCCGGGTTCTTTTTCCCCTCAATCCACAGAGAAATCCAGTACCAGGTTTTGTAGCATCCCTATATTGCCCATTGCCTATCGCAACGCAGGATGAACTAGTGGGAACAGAAACACTATGGCTGCCAGTCTCTCCCTGACTCAGGTAACCTCCCTTTCTACATAAATATAACACTTTCCAAATCACTTTCCAGGTCGTTTCATACGCGTTTCAGATCCGTGGAGCTTTATATTTGCGATTTAGAGCGAAAAATGATCACACCCTGTTGTCTGGTCGCAGCGGTTTAAAGTTGTTTTCAGCCATTTGCTTGGGGAGAGAAAAAGTTTCAGTGTGTTCTTTTAGGGACTTGCGTAAGGGCGTAGCTTAGTGTGTCAGTGTTGAACTAGGGTGGataaaactttatttatttttcccgcTTTTAAATGTCTTTAGATTATCCAAAGGGACTATCcttttttgtacttttactcgtCTCGGCTATGAATGCGTGAAAGTGCCTGAAAAATGTCTTTGCCTAAATGAAATATTAGAGAAGCTGCAGTGATTAACGTTACTTCTTCGATTTATGTAACTAACgtttaaattacattattaaaGGCATATTTTACTGATATCTGACACTGGTATTTtgtattaaatgtgtgtttttgtacAATACACAATGTAGGCTATGTCTAGTGGCATTGCAAAGCAGCAGGAAGTTTTGCTACACTGCTAGCTCACTTTTTCTCTCTTCGTCCATTAGTCATTAGGAACGAGAAGTTATTTTTATGCAAATACGGTGTGTACTACCCTATTTCGGTGATATTGTGTActtttcacttttatttatttattttacccaTAACAACTTTTTGCCTCTTGTCTACATTCTGTAAACTAATTAGCCAGCTAACTTAGCTAAAGCATATTTGACACTCGCTAACTTAGCTGGCTAAACAGACCACCAGCCTTCAAGAAAGGTTATGGTCGAttaaaataagattttaaaGAGTCAGAAATCTCCTAGCAGTTAAATATGAACTTATATCTGATGTGGTCTTTGCATGTAACTAAATAAGCAAATATTTACGAAATAGTTTCAGTGTCACTTGCAGTTGTTCttctgtaaaacaaaaaaaggtttCTGACATCATATGCATTACATGCATGGAAACTGTTTTAATGGTCCAGAGGGATCCGTGCATTGATGGTCTAAAATGTTCCTTCCTTTGCATGTTGCGTTTCTTTATTGCTTTAAGAATAACACTGTTCTCTAATGGCGAGGGTGGTTGAAGTGTTGACCACATGCAGCTGATGGTGTGCTCTCTTTTAGAAGTAAGGCACACATGCATTAAATATGCATTACAGTATTAATGACATATCTTCGGTCTGTTCTGCTTTCTATGAAGCCAAGGGCATAGGCTTGGTTTGGGACATGCTGAAGAAGCCAGGAGACAAgcatgaaattatatattttt
Proteins encoded:
- the calr gene encoding calreticulin, translating into MTALSLLFMAVSIALIAAESSVYFREQFEDGDTWRSRWVESKHKSDYGKFVLTAGKFYGDAEKDKGLQTSQDAHFYALSSRFADFNNDDQPLVIQFTVKHEQNIDCGGGYIKLFPSDLKQEDMHGDSTYNIMFGPDICGPGTKKVHVIFHYKGKNHLINKDIRCKDDEYTHLYTLIVNPDNTYEVKIDNKKVESGSLEEDWDFLPPKKIKDPEAKKPENWDEREKIDDPEDKKPEEWDKPENIPDPDAKKPDDWDDEMDGEWEPPMVTNPEYKGEWKPRQIDNPAYKGKWVHPEIDNPEYTADNEIYKYDSIGVIGLDLWQVKSGTIFDNFLITNDPKLAEEVGNETWGATKDAEKKMKESQEEEDRKKREEEEKTRKEEVKDEEEDEDKEEEEEEEEEEEEEEEEAEEEDEEETDSKLKDEL